TATCGAGAGGCTCGAGAGGGCGATCGAGGAAGTATCGGTGGGGCAGATGACTGGGGCAGTAGGAACGATGTCTCACACCGATTATAGAGTCGAGAAATTCGTGATGCAGAAACTCGGACTGAAGGCTGCTCAGGTCACCACCCAGATAATCCAGCGTGACAGGCACGCTAACTATCTCTCTACTTTTGCCATAGTGGGCGCTTCTCTCGAGAAGATGGCCACAGAGATAAGGGGCCTGCAGCGCACCGAGGTAGGCGAGGTGGAGGAGCCGTTCACAAAGGGACAGAAGGGTTCGAGCGCAATGCCTCACAAGCGCAATCCCATCCTGACCGAAAGAGTGGCTGGAATGGCAAGGCTCCTCAGGGGCAACGCCATGGCGGCGATGGAGAATGTCGCCCTTTGGCATGAGAGAGACATCAGTCATTCGAGTGTAGAGAGAGTGATCCTGCCCGACTCGACGATGACCCTGGCCTATATGCTCGAGAAGCTCACGTGGGTCCTCG
Above is a window of Candidatus Latescibacterota bacterium DNA encoding:
- the purB gene encoding adenylosuccinate lyase, which gives rise to MIPRYSLPEVADIWTDEYKYGLWQEIEVLYCEGMAAIGIIPKKDARAIRKKADFDIKRVLKIEKKTRHDVIAFLTNMTEYIGEPGRFLHLGMTSSDLLDTALACQMKAAGAVNLRKLKRLRTVLKRQALRYKHTPITGRSHGIHAEPTTFGLKLLVWYAETERNIERLERAIEEVSVGQMTGAVGTMSHTDYRVEKFVMQKLGLKAAQVTTQIIQRDRHANYLSTFAIVGASLEKMATEIRGLQRTEVGEVEEPFTKGQKGSSAMPHKRNPILTERVAGMARLLRGNAMAAMENVALWHERDISHSSVERVILPDSTMTLAYMLEKLTWVL